Part of the Legionella cardiaca genome, TAACCTTAAACCCTAATGAAGAGAACATAGAAGCTTATTCTGCTTTGGCAGATAAGCTTGTCATTCATTCACCCAAGCTACAAATGTTAGCTGGGATTATGAAAACTTTAATTGGTGCAATTTTATTTTTACCCTCTTTAGGATTTTCAAAAGAATTGATAAATTCTGGGATCGCTACTTTTAAAGCAGGGACACAATCTCAACGACGAAAAGAAATACAAAATAATATGAAAGAACAACTTCACCATTTGAAAGTAAAAACATCTCCTGTTGAGGACGAAAGTGAAACTGATGCTGAGGCGTTCCATTAAACTCTCTTTTATATCATTTGATCCATTAGTTAAACATCCTACGCACCAGTGTAGTAACAAGGTTGCTAAGGCAGGAATTTTCCGTTAATGTCATAAGCTTTGTAAAAGAGTTATATCGACATGGATCAAGCTTTAAATGGATTACTACCTTATTTGAATGCTCATAAACAGCTCATGATAGAGCAATTACACCAATTTTGTGAGATCAATTCAGGTACAGAAAATTTACAAGGCTTAGCTACTATGCTTAAGGTCTTGGAAAAAACATTTAAGCCTCTGGCTGACGATATGCAAATCCACCAATTTCCTACCATTAATACTATTAATATGAGAGGAGAAACCTCATTGCAACAATGTGGTGATGCTCTTTTAATTCGCAAACGCCCCGAGTTAAAACGCCGTATTCTCTTGGCAGGACATATGGATACAGTTTATGCAGTCAACGATCCCTTTCAACAATTAATTTATGTTAATGAAAACCATATTAATGGGCCTGGTGTGGCCGATATGAAGGGAGGTTTAATCGTTGTACTGCATGCTTTGCAAGCTTTTGAAGAAATGCCAGCCGCCCGTGAATTAGGTTGGGATGTTGTTATTAATGCGGATGAAGAAATTGGCTCTCCTGCATCCAGTATTTTATACGAGGCAATCGCTAAAAATTATCAAGCGGGTCTTCTGTATGAACCAGCAATGGATCCCGAAGGTACTTTGGCAAAAAATCGCCGTGGAAGTGGCAAACTAACGTTAGTAGCTACAGGTAAAACAGCACATGCAGGACGATCATTTTATCAAGGACGGAATGCAATTTCTTATTTAGCGGAGGCTATTGTTGCTATTCATGCACTTAATGGATTACGAGACGATGTGACTATTAATATAGGTAAAATCGCTGGTGGCGGGGCATTAAATGTCGTCCCTGACAAAGCAGTTATTAAAATGGATGTCCGTATCGGTCATCCTGAAGATGAAGCATGGGTGAGAGAGCAATTGAATCGCATCATTAATCAAATGAAACGTGAAGATTACTCTTTAACCCTGCATGGAACCTTCGGCCGACCCGTGAAACGAGTTTGCCCAGCAACACAAAAGCTATTTTCACGAATCCAAAAATTAGGACATCGGCTTAATTTAACCATTAATTGGAAAGACAGCGGTGGTTGTTGTGATGGCAATAATCTTGCGAAACATGGCATGGCCGTTATCGATACCCTGGGTGTTCGGGGTGGAAACATTCACAGTCCCAACGAATATATTTTATTAGACAGCCTTGTCGAACGTTCAGCACTTAGTGCTCTTCTACTCTTTGACTTGGCACAAGGTGGACTTGAGGAAATACAACGATGATGTTATTTCGCAGTGCGCGTGACACTGATCTCGATGCAATTCATCATTTAGCCGAACACTGTGGGATCGGCATGACTACTCTACCTAAGGATAAAGAGCTATTACGCAAACGGCTGCATTGGGCTTGCACTTCTTTTCAAAAAACGATTAATCATCCCATAAGCGAATACTATTTATTTGTTCTTGAAGATCTGGAAACTGGCCAAGTGGTAGGTACATCGGGGATTGAGGCAGCTACGGGTCACGACTTACCTTTTTATTCTTACAAGGTTTCCAAACGTACGCGCATTAGCCATTCGCTTAATATTCGTAGTGATTATGAAGTATTAAGTCTCGTCAATGATAACCAGGGAAGAAGTGAGATTTGTACTCTATTCTTAGAGCCCAGTTACCGACATAGTAGCAATGGTTTGTTATTGTCACGTGCACGGTTTCTATTTATGGCACATTACCCAAATCGTTTTGCACCTATCGTCATTGCAGAAATGCGTGGAATCTCAGATGAATGGGGACATTCACCGTTTTGGGATAATGTAGGCAGGCATTTTTTTCATATGCCCTTTGCTGAAGCAGATCGT contains:
- a CDS encoding hydrolase translates to MDQALNGLLPYLNAHKQLMIEQLHQFCEINSGTENLQGLATMLKVLEKTFKPLADDMQIHQFPTINTINMRGETSLQQCGDALLIRKRPELKRRILLAGHMDTVYAVNDPFQQLIYVNENHINGPGVADMKGGLIVVLHALQAFEEMPAARELGWDVVINADEEIGSPASSILYEAIAKNYQAGLLYEPAMDPEGTLAKNRRGSGKLTLVATGKTAHAGRSFYQGRNAISYLAEAIVAIHALNGLRDDVTINIGKIAGGGALNVVPDKAVIKMDVRIGHPEDEAWVREQLNRIINQMKREDYSLTLHGTFGRPVKRVCPATQKLFSRIQKLGHRLNLTINWKDSGGCCDGNNLAKHGMAVIDTLGVRGGNIHSPNEYILLDSLVERSALSALLLFDLAQGGLEEIQR
- the astA gene encoding arginine N-succinyltransferase; amino-acid sequence: MMLFRSARDTDLDAIHHLAEHCGIGMTTLPKDKELLRKRLHWACTSFQKTINHPISEYYLFVLEDLETGQVVGTSGIEAATGHDLPFYSYKVSKRTRISHSLNIRSDYEVLSLVNDNQGRSEICTLFLEPSYRHSSNGLLLSRARFLFMAHYPNRFAPIVIAEMRGISDEWGHSPFWDNVGRHFFHMPFAEADRLTISTNKQFIADLMPRNPIYVKLLAPEAQAVIGKPHQSTVPAMNILLREGFRYNSYIDIFDAGPTIEAPRNQIRTIVTSRIMTVKSISDEVSSKRFLLANTKLDFRATISQAIFNEQQESCIISRKTAELLEVKRGDCVRIAPLQVEEQTIYSEPKHEKKPSK